A part of Winslowiella toletana genomic DNA contains:
- the tssM gene encoding type VI secretion system membrane subunit TssM translates to MMNTLFSILSSRLLWGFLGITALSFIIWVVGPLFAINGSSPLEPEMNRQISIGLLYLVWGFGQVIPRLHNAWLNRKLVSSLSKQESADGDTPLLNDEEQVLAQRFNEASQLLRKAHFSGTSGRKKPSWMRRFSRQYLYQLPWYVIIGAPGAGKTTALVNSGLHFPLADRFGKTALRGIGGTRNCDWWFTNEAVLLDTAGRYTTQESQREQDASEWNKFVSLLKKYRARQPVNGAIITISVSDLLTLSAEQRRQQASALRQRLLELHEQLGIRFPVYVLVTKTDLLQGFTAYFDSFDKAKRDQVWGFTFPWAELKSGNFDLQVAFEHEYTLLQQRLDAGLADVMLMERDGKARAESYLFPQEFAALRPLLSDYLTQIFAHSGFETSLSARGIYFASGTQEGQPFDKVMGELNRALNLPGNDSGNKATEWGDGPQHQQGGPVPPVKGQSFFLRDVLENVVFPESGLAGSNRWWELRNRAVLWSGYLLLSLALVIAAILWFISYNHNRNYLQEVSTKVPTVNQQGQALQAGNLSDLFALLPYLNSLLHLPESEQFDINNPPLTRRMGLYRGGEVSDATSALYQKALKQLLLPQVAQQITGWLRNDNGSDADFSYEALKAYQMLYQPKHYDGKFIHTWVMLNLQRTLPQNVTREQLRQLEWHLSQLLETQIQSSPYAKDDGLIAREQALIARMPLSDRVYGRLKRLLEHDDNLKPVSLAALGGPQSELVFTRKSGKPLSEGIPGLYTPDGYWNSFDKQIDSVTAALYADDVWVLGSATRDGDKAQTDNVVRQLYMDDYIRQWDGLLQDLELNNIANLSQRINSARLLSASNSPLRQLVTGISRYLVLEKSVTPQEPGKKADTDNSATRTLRSLFGARDSNSAAEPQTPEQKVTQHYAPLLELAQPLQEGGKVIVFDDFLKQVDDLYRYLTAVQDAANSGMPAPNGEAISRLQASAGRLPGSLQGMFSSLAVGASADTQRRALDNMRKRVDVEVGGFCRQAIAGRYPLVRSARTEVTPDDLARMFAPGSGLMDTFFRDNLAGKVDTTQARWRIAPGIDGKTLPGGESVLRPFQQAQSIRDAFFANGATTPSFRVTIRTVRMDNDILSMTLDVDGQLLRYSHGPQAQQLMSWPGSGGTNQVRLSLGLANGTTSTLVTNGPWALNRLFDQARQTAGSGSLSRQATFSLDGHQVTLEFTPNSIRNPFQLPGFSCP, encoded by the coding sequence ATGATGAATACGCTTTTTTCCATACTCTCCAGCCGTTTGCTTTGGGGTTTCCTCGGCATCACCGCGCTGTCGTTTATTATCTGGGTGGTAGGGCCGCTGTTTGCCATTAATGGCTCCAGCCCGTTAGAGCCGGAGATGAACCGCCAGATCAGTATTGGTCTGCTGTATCTGGTCTGGGGCTTCGGACAGGTGATCCCCCGCCTGCACAATGCCTGGCTGAACCGCAAACTGGTCAGCAGCCTGAGTAAGCAGGAGAGCGCCGACGGCGATACGCCGCTGCTGAATGATGAAGAACAGGTGCTGGCGCAACGCTTTAACGAAGCCTCACAGCTGCTGAGAAAAGCCCACTTCAGCGGCACCTCCGGGCGTAAAAAGCCCTCGTGGATGCGTCGCTTCAGCCGCCAGTATCTCTATCAGCTGCCGTGGTATGTGATTATTGGCGCGCCTGGCGCGGGCAAAACCACCGCGCTGGTTAACTCCGGACTGCATTTCCCGCTGGCGGATCGTTTTGGCAAGACCGCGCTACGCGGTATTGGCGGTACGCGTAACTGTGACTGGTGGTTTACCAATGAAGCGGTGCTGCTGGATACCGCCGGACGTTACACCACGCAGGAGAGTCAGCGTGAGCAAGATGCCAGCGAGTGGAACAAGTTTGTCTCACTGCTGAAAAAATATCGCGCCCGCCAGCCGGTTAACGGCGCGATTATCACCATCAGCGTCTCGGACCTGCTGACGCTGAGCGCGGAACAGCGCCGCCAGCAGGCCAGTGCACTGCGTCAGCGTTTGCTGGAACTGCATGAGCAACTGGGCATTCGTTTCCCGGTATATGTGCTGGTGACCAAAACCGATTTACTGCAAGGCTTTACCGCCTATTTTGACAGTTTCGATAAAGCCAAACGCGATCAGGTCTGGGGATTCACCTTCCCGTGGGCTGAACTGAAAAGCGGCAATTTCGATCTGCAGGTGGCGTTTGAGCATGAATATACCTTGCTGCAGCAGCGCCTTGACGCCGGTCTGGCCGATGTGATGCTGATGGAGCGTGATGGCAAGGCGCGTGCGGAAAGCTATCTGTTCCCGCAGGAGTTCGCAGCGCTGCGTCCGTTGCTGAGTGACTATCTGACACAGATTTTCGCTCATTCTGGTTTTGAGACGTCGTTATCTGCCCGCGGCATTTACTTCGCCAGCGGCACGCAGGAAGGCCAGCCGTTTGACAAAGTGATGGGCGAGCTTAATCGTGCGCTTAATCTGCCCGGCAATGACAGCGGCAATAAAGCCACTGAATGGGGCGACGGGCCACAACATCAGCAGGGCGGGCCAGTGCCGCCGGTGAAAGGACAAAGCTTCTTCCTGCGTGATGTGCTGGAAAATGTGGTGTTCCCGGAATCGGGTCTGGCGGGCAGTAACCGCTGGTGGGAACTGCGTAACCGCGCGGTGCTGTGGTCAGGTTATCTGCTGCTAAGCCTGGCGCTGGTGATTGCCGCCATCCTCTGGTTTATCAGTTACAACCATAACCGTAACTATCTGCAGGAAGTCTCCACTAAAGTGCCGACCGTAAACCAGCAAGGGCAGGCATTACAGGCCGGTAATCTCAGCGATCTGTTTGCATTGCTGCCTTATCTGAACAGTCTGCTGCATTTGCCGGAAAGCGAGCAGTTTGATATCAACAACCCGCCGCTCACCCGCCGTATGGGGCTGTATCGCGGCGGTGAAGTCAGTGACGCCACCAGCGCGCTGTATCAGAAGGCGCTGAAGCAGCTACTGCTGCCGCAGGTGGCGCAGCAAATCACCGGCTGGTTGCGCAATGATAACGGCAGTGACGCCGACTTCAGTTATGAAGCGCTGAAAGCCTATCAGATGCTGTATCAGCCAAAACACTATGACGGTAAGTTTATCCATACCTGGGTGATGTTAAATCTGCAGCGCACCCTGCCGCAGAACGTCACCCGCGAGCAACTGCGTCAGCTGGAATGGCATCTGTCCCAGCTGCTGGAAACGCAGATCCAGTCATCGCCTTATGCTAAAGATGACGGACTGATTGCCCGTGAACAGGCGCTGATTGCGCGCATGCCGTTATCCGACCGGGTGTATGGCCGCCTGAAGCGCCTGCTGGAACATGATGACAACCTGAAACCGGTTTCGCTGGCGGCTCTGGGAGGGCCGCAGAGTGAGCTGGTTTTTACCCGCAAAAGCGGCAAGCCGCTGAGTGAAGGAATCCCCGGTTTATATACCCCAGATGGCTACTGGAACAGTTTTGATAAGCAGATCGACAGCGTCACTGCGGCGCTGTATGCCGATGATGTCTGGGTGCTGGGCAGCGCCACCAGAGATGGTGATAAAGCCCAGACCGACAACGTGGTACGTCAGCTGTATATGGATGACTATATCCGTCAGTGGGATGGCTTGTTGCAGGATCTCGAGCTGAACAATATCGCCAACCTGTCACAGCGCATCAACAGTGCGCGCCTGCTCTCTGCCAGCAACTCGCCGCTGCGTCAGCTGGTCACTGGCATCAGTCGCTATCTGGTGCTGGAAAAGAGTGTGACGCCGCAGGAGCCGGGCAAAAAAGCGGACACCGACAACAGCGCCACCCGTACGCTGCGTTCACTGTTTGGTGCGCGCGACAGTAACAGCGCCGCTGAACCGCAAACGCCGGAACAGAAAGTCACGCAACATTATGCCCCGCTGCTGGAACTGGCGCAGCCGTTGCAGGAAGGCGGGAAGGTGATTGTATTTGATGATTTTCTCAAGCAGGTGGATGACCTTTATCGCTATCTGACCGCCGTACAGGATGCCGCTAACAGCGGGATGCCGGCGCCAAACGGTGAAGCGATTAGTCGTCTGCAGGCCAGCGCCGGTCGTCTGCCGGGTTCGCTGCAGGGCATGTTCTCCAGCCTGGCGGTTGGCGCCAGTGCCGATACTCAGCGCCGGGCGCTGGACAATATGCGCAAGCGGGTTGATGTGGAAGTCGGTGGTTTCTGCCGTCAGGCGATTGCCGGACGCTATCCGCTGGTGCGCAGTGCGCGCACCGAAGTGACGCCGGACGACCTGGCGCGGATGTTTGCGCCGGGCAGCGGACTGATGGACACCTTCTTCCGTGACAATCTGGCCGGAAAAGTCGACACCACCCAGGCGCGCTGGCGTATTGCGCCGGGCATTGACGGTAAAACCCTGCCGGGCGGCGAGAGTGTGTTGCGGCCGTTCCAGCAGGCACAGAGCATCCGTGATGCTTTCTTTGCCAATGGCGCCACCACGCCGTCATTCCGCGTCACCATCCGCACCGTGCGGATGGATAACGATATTCTGTCGATGACGCTGGATGTGGATGGTCAGTTGCTGCGTTACAGTCACGGCCCGCAGGCTCAGCAACTTATGAGCTGGCCAGGCAGTGGCGGCACCAATCAGGTACGCCTGTCGCTGGGACTGGCCAACGGCACCACCTCGACGCTGGTGACCAACGGCCCCTGGGCGCTTAATCGACTGTTCGATCAGGCGCGACAGACTGCTGGCAGCGGCAGTCTGAGTCGTCAGGCGACCTTCTCGCTGGATGGCCATCAGGTCACACTGGAGTTTACTCCCAACAGTATTCGCAACCCGTTTCAGCTTCCCGGGTTCTCTTGCCCTTAA
- a CDS encoding DotU family type VI secretion system protein — protein MQELQSGGREAGMAGAWRDNALVAAANPLLNAIPQIRHSVSHSDPAGLRQRLIEEIQRFEVRSQSAGLPYEAIVGARYCLCTALDEAAALTPWGGNSVWPSSGLLVTFHNETWGGEKFFQLLAKLSQKPHDHLFLLELIYFCLMLGFEGRYRVLDNGRSQLETIRQRLLQMINSVRGAYAPPLSPHPYDQPTQKKLWRPVIPLWAWTAVVGFMACLLYIGLSWRLGSATTPVLASIYQSSLPEVTIQNPAPRPPAILDLKSFLRPEIEQGLVSVRDEADQSVVTLKGDGLFPSASTTVRGNYQPVIERIAKAMDGVSGKILVAGYSDNLPIRSARFASNYELSLERAESVQKLLQQHLRQPGRVKAEGRGDSNPIAPNNSAENRARNRRVEITLLVAPSNTQAQLNGLQQGN, from the coding sequence ATGCAGGAATTACAATCTGGCGGCAGAGAAGCCGGAATGGCGGGTGCATGGCGCGACAATGCACTGGTCGCTGCGGCCAACCCTTTGTTAAATGCCATCCCCCAAATTCGCCATTCGGTCAGCCATTCTGATCCTGCTGGTCTGCGTCAGCGTTTAATTGAAGAGATTCAGCGCTTTGAAGTGCGCAGCCAGAGCGCGGGTTTACCTTATGAAGCGATCGTCGGCGCACGTTACTGCCTCTGTACCGCGCTGGATGAAGCCGCCGCACTGACCCCGTGGGGCGGCAACAGCGTCTGGCCCAGCAGCGGTCTGCTGGTCACCTTCCATAATGAAACCTGGGGCGGCGAGAAGTTTTTCCAGCTGCTGGCCAAGCTGTCGCAGAAACCGCACGATCATCTGTTTCTGCTGGAGCTGATCTATTTCTGCCTGATGCTCGGGTTTGAAGGGCGTTATCGCGTGCTGGATAACGGTCGCTCACAGCTGGAAACCATCCGCCAGCGTCTGCTGCAGATGATTAATTCAGTACGCGGCGCTTACGCGCCGCCGCTTTCTCCTCATCCTTACGACCAGCCGACCCAGAAAAAACTGTGGCGTCCGGTGATCCCGCTCTGGGCCTGGACCGCTGTGGTGGGCTTTATGGCCTGTCTGCTCTATATCGGCCTCAGCTGGCGCTTAGGCTCTGCCACCACACCGGTGCTGGCGTCGATCTACCAGAGTTCGCTGCCGGAAGTCACGATCCAGAATCCGGCGCCGCGACCACCGGCAATCCTTGATTTGAAAAGCTTCCTGCGTCCGGAAATTGAACAGGGCCTGGTCTCGGTGCGTGATGAGGCGGATCAGAGCGTGGTGACGCTGAAAGGCGATGGCCTGTTCCCGTCCGCTTCCACCACGGTACGCGGTAATTACCAGCCGGTGATTGAGCGTATCGCCAAAGCAATGGATGGTGTCAGCGGCAAAATACTGGTGGCGGGTTACTCCGATAATCTGCCGATTCGCAGCGCACGTTTCGCCTCGAACTATGAACTGTCACTGGAACGCGCAGAGTCAGTACAGAAACTGCTGCAACAGCATCTGCGTCAGCCTGGCCGTGTTAAAGCTGAAGGGCGGGGCGACTCTAATCCGATTGCGCCGAATAATTCGGCCGAAAACCGTGCCCGCAACCGTCGTGTTGAAATCACTCTGCTGGTTGCGCCCTCTAATACTCAGGCGCAGCTAAACGGTCTGCAGCAAGGAAATTAA
- the tssK gene encoding type VI secretion system baseplate subunit TssK, which yields MTKAAKVVWTEGMFLRPHHFQQSESYLLSQVRDWGTAQRPYMWGFFHLEFDEAMLRHGNVALSSASGILPDGTQFAFSDSRLAPPPLAIDDNQTGQKVVLALPARRDGREEVIFSEAADSLARHISFEAEADDCNAMSIGPAVMQFGQLRLRLMLESDLTAEWTAIGVALVVEKRSDSQLRLDNTYIPPMLNSIAHPLLFSFINDIQGLLEQRSQQIGQRLQQPGRFNNSDMVDFMLLALMNQHIGVVSHLHSLPQLHPEQLFSQWLALATELSTYTPQRSCDGSGLPVYDHDDLARCFNALVLMLRQRLSIVMEENAIQLPLIERSHGLNVATVPDANMIREFGFVLAVKANVPGEMLNTHFPAQMKVAPVTRIRDLVQLQLPGMVLRAMPSAPPQIPWHAGYSYFQLEKGGELWKEMDKSGAFALHLAGEFPGLDMAFWAVRDVSV from the coding sequence ATGACTAAAGCAGCAAAAGTGGTGTGGACCGAGGGTATGTTCCTGCGTCCCCACCATTTCCAGCAATCTGAAAGCTACCTGTTAAGTCAGGTGCGAGACTGGGGAACCGCACAACGTCCGTATATGTGGGGTTTCTTTCATCTTGAGTTTGATGAAGCGATGCTGCGCCACGGCAATGTGGCCCTGAGCAGCGCCAGCGGTATTTTGCCGGATGGCACCCAGTTTGCGTTTAGCGACAGCCGCCTGGCGCCACCGCCGCTGGCGATTGATGACAATCAGACCGGACAGAAGGTGGTGCTGGCGCTGCCGGCGCGCCGCGATGGCCGCGAAGAGGTGATCTTTAGCGAAGCCGCCGACTCGCTCGCCCGCCATATCAGTTTTGAAGCGGAAGCCGACGATTGCAATGCGATGTCGATTGGGCCGGCAGTGATGCAGTTCGGTCAGCTGCGTCTGCGTCTGATGCTGGAAAGCGATCTGACGGCGGAGTGGACGGCGATCGGTGTGGCGCTGGTGGTGGAGAAGCGCAGCGACAGCCAGTTGCGACTCGACAACACCTATATCCCGCCAATGCTGAACAGCATCGCGCATCCGTTGCTTTTTAGTTTTATCAATGACATTCAGGGGTTACTGGAACAGCGTAGCCAGCAAATCGGCCAGCGTTTACAACAGCCGGGGCGTTTTAATAACTCCGATATGGTCGACTTTATGCTGCTGGCGCTGATGAACCAGCATATTGGCGTGGTCAGTCACCTGCATAGTCTGCCGCAACTGCATCCGGAACAGCTGTTCAGCCAGTGGCTGGCGCTGGCCACCGAGCTGAGCACCTACACACCGCAGCGCTCCTGCGATGGCAGCGGACTGCCGGTATATGACCATGACGATCTGGCGCGCTGCTTTAACGCGCTGGTGCTGATGCTGCGTCAGCGACTCTCTATCGTAATGGAAGAGAACGCCATTCAGCTGCCGCTTATTGAACGCTCACACGGGCTGAATGTGGCGACGGTGCCAGACGCCAATATGATTCGCGAGTTTGGGTTTGTGCTGGCGGTAAAAGCCAATGTGCCTGGTGAGATGCTGAATACGCACTTCCCGGCGCAGATGAAGGTGGCGCCGGTAACAAGGATCCGTGATTTAGTTCAGCTTCAGTTGCCGGGTATGGTGCTGCGCGCGATGCCTTCCGCACCGCCGCAGATCCCATGGCATGCGGGCTACAGCTACTTCCAGTTGGAAAAAGGCGGTGAGCTGTGGAAGGAAATGGATAAATCTGGTGCCTTTGCCCTGCATCTGGCAGGGGAGTTTCCCGGCCTGGACATGGCGTTCTGGGCAGTTCGTGACGTCTCTGTCTGA
- the tssJ gene encoding type VI secretion system lipoprotein TssJ, which yields MITLRFFQRPALRALFLSALVLLTGCISSSHSVPSRYGLQFQAHPQINDSAPLKVRVMLLKSDADFMSADFYSLQNNPQAVLGGNLLNTEQFFLMPGQLGKKISGQSTAEARYIGIMAEYQSLDGKKWRLSLPLPDPSESSAWKVWQWSSDQLNAEIIADVSGIRMVKENH from the coding sequence ATGATAACTTTACGTTTTTTCCAGCGTCCGGCTCTCCGGGCGCTGTTCCTGTCAGCGCTGGTGCTGCTGACAGGCTGTATCTCCTCTTCACACAGCGTCCCTTCTCGCTACGGCTTACAGTTTCAGGCTCATCCGCAAATCAACGACTCCGCGCCGCTTAAGGTGCGTGTGATGTTGCTGAAATCGGATGCAGATTTTATGTCAGCGGATTTCTACTCTCTGCAAAACAATCCTCAGGCGGTGCTGGGCGGCAATTTGCTTAATACCGAGCAGTTCTTCCTGATGCCGGGTCAGCTCGGTAAAAAGATTTCCGGACAAAGCACCGCTGAGGCGCGTTACATCGGCATCATGGCGGAGTACCAGTCGCTGGATGGCAAAAAATGGCGACTCTCGCTGCCATTACCTGATCCCTCTGAAAGCAGTGCCTGGAAAGTGTGGCAATGGTCCTCCGATCAGCTGAACGCCGAAATTATTGCGGATGTCAGCGGGATTCGGATGGTTAAAGAGAACCACTAA
- a CDS encoding SH3 domain-containing protein, producing MKIQIALSLLLVVMVSGCKAPPPPVTDDTIVSSTVDGVTLTYRHAITPPTSFTPANEEYRALYKASVMSTPGFGGKLVRQLENGQTFTVLGSVENNWFAIAETGQDQLIGYVPLRAGVKSELYDKTVKADARRVRRAAPAKKTCVAVNGEGQACRNSSSGTWIIN from the coding sequence GTGAAAATTCAAATCGCGCTCTCTCTGCTTTTAGTTGTAATGGTTTCAGGCTGTAAGGCGCCACCACCGCCTGTAACCGATGACACAATCGTTTCCAGCACTGTCGATGGCGTTACCCTGACTTACCGTCACGCCATTACGCCACCGACCAGCTTTACCCCGGCTAACGAAGAGTATCGTGCGCTGTATAAAGCATCGGTAATGAGCACCCCGGGCTTCGGCGGCAAGCTGGTGCGCCAGCTGGAAAATGGCCAGACCTTTACCGTACTGGGTTCAGTGGAGAACAACTGGTTCGCCATTGCGGAAACGGGTCAGGATCAACTGATTGGTTACGTGCCCCTGCGCGCCGGCGTTAAAAGTGAGTTGTACGATAAAACCGTTAAAGCGGATGCCCGTCGTGTGCGTCGTGCCGCGCCTGCCAAAAAAACCTGCGTGGCGGTCAATGGCGAAGGCCAGGCCTGCCGTAACAGCAGCAGCGGCACCTGGATTATCAACTAA
- a CDS encoding DUF2000 family protein, whose product MFDTKIAFIIRNDLPVWQRLNVVAFLATGIAAAAPEIMGQPYIDAKGHHYGNICGQPMLIFEADLAGLQSAHRKGLEREVILIPYVHAMFSTGHDEANREMFMAEDAENMNLVGLAMRAPKKIVDKVIKGLSLHK is encoded by the coding sequence ATGTTTGACACCAAAATCGCTTTTATTATCAGGAATGACCTGCCTGTCTGGCAGAGGCTGAACGTTGTCGCATTTCTGGCAACCGGCATTGCGGCAGCGGCGCCGGAAATAATGGGGCAGCCGTATATCGATGCGAAAGGGCATCACTACGGTAATATTTGCGGTCAGCCGATGCTTATTTTTGAAGCCGATCTTGCAGGTTTACAGTCTGCTCACCGTAAAGGCCTCGAGCGTGAAGTTATTCTTATTCCTTATGTACATGCCATGTTTTCAACCGGTCATGACGAAGCAAACCGCGAAATGTTTATGGCTGAAGATGCCGAAAATATGAATCTGGTTGGGCTTGCCATGCGCGCACCGAAAAAAATCGTGGATAAAGTCATTAAAGGATTGTCGCTGCATAAATAA
- a CDS encoding NAD(P)/FAD-dependent oxidoreductase: MAPKITAVQSCTALPAATTVVIIGAGIVGLTAALTLAERNIPVVVVEKGHIAGEQSSRNLGWVRKTSRAAEDIPLALASDRLWAAMSQRVACDVGYRQAGIMFIARNDAQMAMHEGWLKSVAHPGVDSRLLSPQEIAQLVPGGRGNWLGGIYTPSDGRAEPTLAASAIARAAIAKGAVIVENCAVRSLATAGGKISGVVTEQGEIRCGQVLLAGGLWSRRLLGNQGIMLPTLPLICSVLRTRPMAGPTDIAVGAPDFSFRKHIDGGFIITQRGALDASLTLDHLLLGTRYLPQLRAQRSFLRISLGRPFLQDLALPRRWRATSRSPFERVRTMDPPANPALNQEAMTNLIAAWPAFATAEIADAWAGVIDVTPDSNPVIGAVAKIPGLTLATGFSGHGFGTSPAAGQLAADLVAGYPPIIDPAPYRFERF, encoded by the coding sequence ATGGCCCCAAAAATAACTGCGGTTCAGAGCTGCACTGCGTTACCTGCCGCCACTACGGTGGTGATTATTGGCGCTGGGATCGTCGGACTGACCGCTGCCCTGACGCTGGCGGAGCGCAATATCCCGGTAGTGGTGGTAGAAAAAGGCCACATCGCCGGTGAGCAGTCATCGCGCAATCTTGGCTGGGTGCGCAAGACCAGCCGCGCTGCCGAAGATATCCCGCTGGCGCTGGCCTCGGATCGTTTATGGGCGGCAATGTCGCAGCGCGTGGCGTGTGATGTTGGCTACCGCCAGGCGGGGATTATGTTTATTGCCCGCAATGATGCGCAGATGGCGATGCATGAAGGCTGGCTGAAATCCGTCGCGCATCCTGGAGTGGATTCGCGGCTGCTCAGCCCGCAGGAGATTGCACAGCTGGTGCCCGGCGGGCGTGGCAACTGGCTGGGCGGGATCTATACACCGTCAGACGGCCGTGCAGAGCCGACGCTGGCTGCCAGCGCTATCGCCCGCGCGGCCATTGCTAAAGGGGCGGTGATCGTGGAGAACTGCGCGGTACGCTCGCTGGCTACAGCTGGCGGCAAAATCAGCGGCGTGGTGACAGAACAGGGTGAGATCCGTTGCGGGCAGGTGCTGCTGGCTGGTGGGTTATGGTCACGACGCCTGTTGGGAAATCAGGGGATTATGTTGCCGACGCTGCCGCTGATCTGTTCCGTGCTGCGCACCAGACCGATGGCCGGGCCGACCGATATTGCGGTGGGCGCACCGGACTTCTCGTTCCGCAAACATATCGACGGAGGCTTTATTATTACCCAGCGCGGTGCGCTGGATGCTTCGCTGACCCTGGACCATCTATTACTGGGAACCCGCTATCTGCCACAGCTGCGTGCGCAGCGCAGTTTCCTGCGTATTTCGCTCGGCAGGCCCTTCCTGCAGGATCTGGCGCTGCCGCGTCGCTGGCGTGCGACCAGCCGCTCGCCGTTTGAGCGCGTGCGCACGATGGATCCGCCCGCCAATCCGGCGCTGAATCAGGAGGCGATGACCAATCTGATTGCGGCATGGCCAGCATTTGCAACCGCAGAAATTGCTGACGCCTGGGCCGGGGTGATTGACGTCACGCCAGATTCTAATCCGGTAATTGGTGCGGTAGCGAAAATACCAGGCCTGACACTGGCGACCGGTTTTTCCGGGCATGGTTTCGGCACTTCACCAGCCGCCGGGCAACTGGCGGCGGATTTAGTTGCCGGTTACCCGCCGATTATCGATCCCGCTCCGTATCGGTTTGAGCGCTTTTGA
- a CDS encoding Rid family hydrolase yields MTRITKVKTGSVFEQQASYSRIVAVDNWIYVSNTAGRNPHTQQIPEDISEQTHQVYANIALALAAVDATLADVVMSRVFIQQPADVPVVMAIIGEKFRGVNPASTVTCPPLGSTVYKVEIEVTAYRGASTAEVAEITVAV; encoded by the coding sequence ATGACCCGCATTACTAAAGTAAAGACTGGATCTGTTTTTGAGCAGCAGGCGAGTTATTCGCGCATTGTGGCGGTCGATAACTGGATTTATGTTTCCAATACCGCCGGGCGCAATCCGCATACGCAACAGATCCCGGAAGATATCAGCGAACAGACGCACCAGGTGTATGCCAATATTGCGCTGGCGCTGGCCGCAGTGGATGCCACGCTTGCTGATGTGGTGATGTCGCGAGTGTTTATTCAGCAGCCTGCCGATGTTCCTGTGGTGATGGCGATTATTGGCGAAAAGTTTCGCGGCGTGAATCCGGCATCAACGGTAACCTGCCCGCCGCTGGGGTCCACGGTATATAAAGTGGAAATCGAAGTTACCGCTTACCGCGGGGCATCGACCGCCGAAGTGGCAGAAATTACTGTCGCTGTTTAA
- a CDS encoding tyramine oxidase subunit B, with protein MSDTTKIDFIYLSEQDMIRAGVTDMPACVDTMEEMFGLLYQGDYRMAGSNNDSHGAMVTFPENSPFPAMPKPTADRRLMAMPAYLGGSFCTAGVKWYGSNIANRQKGLPRSILMFTLNDADTGAPLAHMSANLLSAYRTGAVPGVGARHLARKDSRVIGLLGPGVMGKTAVAAFIAVCPQIDTIKVKGRGQKSLDNFISWLTVTYPQITHIQVVDTLEEVVRGSDIVTYCSSGEVGDPASYPLVKREWVKPGAFLAMPALCNLDEGMEQADVRKVLDNTGLYHAWYEEVPKPAHHTIPVIGVRFMDMLAEGKLSHAQLEDIGKIIAGDAPGRQNDDEIIIMSVGGMPVEDVAWGTVVYRNALAKGIGIKLNLWETPVLS; from the coding sequence ATGTCTGACACCACTAAAATCGATTTTATCTATCTGTCGGAACAGGACATGATCCGCGCCGGGGTCACGGATATGCCCGCCTGTGTTGACACTATGGAAGAGATGTTCGGCCTGCTGTATCAGGGCGACTACCGCATGGCGGGTTCCAATAATGATTCGCACGGCGCGATGGTGACCTTTCCGGAAAATTCGCCGTTTCCAGCGATGCCTAAACCCACCGCCGACCGACGCTTAATGGCGATGCCGGCCTACCTCGGCGGCAGTTTCTGTACTGCGGGGGTAAAGTGGTACGGCTCCAATATTGCCAACCGCCAGAAAGGACTGCCGCGCTCGATTCTGATGTTCACGCTAAATGATGCCGATACCGGCGCGCCGCTGGCGCATATGTCAGCCAACCTGTTGTCGGCTTACCGTACCGGCGCGGTTCCCGGCGTGGGGGCGCGCCATCTGGCGCGCAAAGACTCGCGGGTGATTGGCCTGCTGGGGCCGGGCGTGATGGGCAAAACTGCCGTTGCGGCGTTTATCGCCGTCTGCCCGCAGATCGACACGATTAAGGTGAAAGGGCGCGGGCAGAAGAGCCTCGACAACTTTATCTCATGGCTGACGGTCACTTACCCGCAGATCACCCACATTCAGGTGGTCGACACGCTCGAAGAAGTGGTACGTGGCAGCGATATTGTGACCTATTGCAGTTCAGGGGAAGTTGGCGACCCGGCCAGTTATCCGCTAGTAAAACGCGAGTGGGTTAAACCGGGCGCATTTCTCGCCATGCCGGCGCTGTGCAACCTTGATGAAGGGATGGAGCAGGCGGATGTGCGAAAGGTGCTCGACAATACCGGCCTGTACCACGCCTGGTATGAAGAGGTGCCAAAACCGGCGCACCACACCATCCCGGTGATAGGCGTGCGTTTTATGGACATGCTGGCGGAAGGCAAACTCAGCCATGCGCAGTTAGAGGATATCGGCAAAATTATCGCCGGTGACGCGCCCGGCCGTCAGAACGACGACGAAATTATCATTATGTCAGTCGGCGGCATGCCGGTTGAGGATGTGGCGTGGGGCACCGTGGTGTATCGCAACGCGCTGGCAAAAGGTATCGGCATCAAACTAAACCTGTGGGAAACCCCGGTTCTCAGCTAA